A single region of the Schizosaccharomyces osmophilus chromosome 3, complete sequence genome encodes:
- the rpl801 gene encoding 60S ribosomal protein L8/L2, whose product MGRVIRAQRKSGGIFQAHTRLRKGAAQLRTLDFAERHGYIRGVVQKIIHDPGRGAPLARVAFRNPYHYRTDVETFVATEGMYTGQFIYCGKNAALTVGNVLPVGEMPEGTIASNVEEKSGDRGALGRSSGNYVIIVGHDIDTGKTRVKLPSGSKKVVPSAARGVVGIIAGGGRVDKPLLKAGRAYHKYKVKRNCWPKTRGVAMNPVDHPHGGGNHQHVGHSTTVPRGSVPGQKAGLIAARRSGLLRGAAAVEN is encoded by the coding sequence ATGGGTCGTGTTATTAGAGCACAAAGAAAGAGCGGAGGTATCTTCCAAGCTCACACTCGTCTTCGTAAGGGAGCCGCTCAGCTCCGTACTTTGGACTTTGCTGAGCGTCACGGATACATTCGTGGTGTCGTCCAAAAGATCATTCATGACCCTGGTCGTGGTGCTCCTTTGGCTAGAGTTGCTTTCCGTAACCCTTACCACTACCGTACTGATGTCGAGACCTTCGTTGCTACCGAAGGTATGTACACTGGTCAATTCATCTACTGTGGTAAGAACGCTGCTTTGACCGTTGGTAATGTCTTGCCCGTTGGTGAGATGCCTGAAGGTACCATTGCCTCCAATGTCGAAGAAAAGTCTGGTGACCGTGGTGCTTTGGGACGTTCTTCCGGTAACTACGTTATCATTGTTGGCCACGACATTGACACTGGTAAGACCCGTGTAAAATTGCCCTCTGGTTCCAAGAAGGTTGTCCCTTCTGCCGCTCGTGGTGTCGTCGGCATCATTGCCGGTGGTGGTCGTGTCGACAAGCCCTTGCTTAAGGCTGGTCGTGCTTATCACAAGTACAAGGTCAAGCGCAACTGCTGGCCCAAGACTCGTGGTGTTGCTATGAATCCCGTCGATCACCCTCATGGTGGTGGTAACCATCAACACGTTGGTCACTCTACCACTGTTCCCCGTGGATCCGTTCCCGGTCAAAAGGCTGGTCTTATTGCTGCCCGCAGAAGTGGTCTCTTGCGTGGTGCTGCCGCTGTGGAAAATTAg
- the pcr1 gene encoding DNA-binding transcription factor Pcr1 encodes MTAKKKEVDEEKRRRILERNRIAASKFRQKKKEWIKELEQTANAAYEQSKRLQMMLSQLQQEAFRLKSQLLAHQGCACSVKIRSVLTDFQTAHNALQAQHMAYRPMQPPPSDNLLDPVVTTSPNHAHSSLHGMPSQTPNGQMQPPSQPANPNQSSMFPPSGLPGSLGGSV; translated from the coding sequence ATGacagcaaaaaagaaagaagttgACGAAGAAAAGCGTCGGAGAATACTAGAAAGAAACCGCATTGCAGCTTCGAAATTCCgacagaagaagaaggagtGGATCAAAGAATTGGAGCAGACAGCGAATGCTGCTTATGAACAATCAAAACGACTGCAAATGATGCTTTCTCAGTTGCAACAAGAAGCGTTCCGGCTGAAGAGTCAGTTACTTGCACATCAAGGATGTGCTTGTAGTGTGAAAATACGATCAGTGCTTACTGATTTTCAAACCGCACATAATGCTTTGCAAGCCCAGCATATGGCTTATCGCCCTATGCAACCTCCCCCATCCGACAACCTTTTAGACCCGGTTGTCACTACAAGTCCTAACCATGCGCATTCGTCGCTTCATGGTATGCCTTCCCAAACTCCCAACGGTCAAATGCAACCTCCTTCGCAACCCGCAAACCCGAATCAATCATCCATGTTTCCCCCCTCCGGCTTACCTGGATCATTAGGTGGCTCAGTTTAA
- a CDS encoding flavonol reductase/cinnamoyl-CoA reductase family protein, which produces MSNQQLALVTGVSGFIGAHVAVCLLNEGYRVRGTVRSMEKANELVHLNPGLKDKIEFAIVKDIVDLSALKDAVKECDYVCHVASPVLVDVHDNKTELLDPAINGTLRVLEAAASEPKVKRVVITSSFVALRNFSIDPNTGYNYTEKDWNPISYEEALTTKNGIFAYGASKKFAEKAAHDFVKEKHPQYDICTINPPFVLGPSIHPINSMHSLSTPNKIFWNLINGSKTQPSLQHWKVDVRDLANAHVFALKNELLSNGRLLVAQGPFFSNHLCKMLREHFSEKKDTISEPSDVPFNENLYKLDNSLSKSLGLKYHSEEQTYLDTALNLWERAKQFL; this is translated from the coding sequence atgTCAAACCAACAACTTGCTTTAGTCACCGGTGTTAGTGGGTTTATTGGAGCTCATGTTGCTGTTTGTTTGCTGAATGAAGGATATCGCGTGCGTGGTACTGTCCGTTCTATGGAGAAAGCCAATGAACTTGTCCATTTAAACCCAGGGctcaaagacaaaattgaGTTCGCGATCGTCAAGGACATCGTTGACCTTTCTGCCCTAAAGGATGCTGTCAAGGAGTGCGATTATGTTTGTCATGTTGCTTCTCCCGTCCTTGTTGATGTCCATGACAACAAGACTGAACTGTTGGACCCTGCTATCAACGGTACTCTTCGTGTCCTGGAGGCTGCCGCCTCTGAACCCAAGGTGAAGCGTGTGGTGATTACTTCTTCATTTGTTGCTTTAAGAAACTTTTCGATAGACCCCAATACAGGGTACAACTATACTGAAAAGGATTGGAACCCTATCAGTTATGAGGAGGCGTTAACTACCAAGAATGGTATTTTTGCTTACGGTGCTTCCAAAAAGTTTGCCGAAAAGGCTGCTCATGATTttgtgaaagaaaagcatccTCAATATGACATTTGCACCATAAACCCTCCTTTTGTGCTTGGTCCTTCTATCCATCCAATAAACAGTATGCATTCTTTAAGCACTCCGaacaaaatcttttggAATCTCATCAATGGCTCCAAGACACAACCTTCCTTGCAACACTGGAAAGTCGATGTTCGTGATCTTGCCAATGCCCATGTGTTCGCACTCAAGAACGAGTTATTAAGCAATGGCCGTTTGCTAGTAGCTCAGGGTCCTTTTTTCAGTAATCACTTATGCAAAATGCTTCGTGAACATTTCtcggaaaagaaagataccATTTCTGAGCCCAGTGATGTCCCCTTTAACGAAAATTTATACAAATTAGACAATTCGCTTTCAAAGTCTCTCGGTTTAAAATACCACAGTGAAGAGCAAACCTATCTTGATACTGCTTTAAATCTTTGGGAGCGCGCCAAGcaatttttataa
- the aca1 gene encoding L-azetidine-2-carboxylic acid acetyltransferase Aca1, with translation MDFQLKDPNTIPSWKCAKKKACCIAVNNSTVMHDKPGLLSCLREVYNSEIEKGDTYPFEEPLSMEEAENYFFAYCTVLCLEWDGHSSLPNLQTPIDWKEKILGFFIVKPNYPPRCGHVCNGSFLVSPKTRGRGIGRILAYAFLYYSPRIGYKSSVFNLVFATNAASYRLWDSLGFTRTGVIRNAARLRGHSKLVDAYIYQYEFPPLDQEVEDGDAS, from the coding sequence ATGGATTTTCAGCTCAAAGACCCAAATACTATTCCTTCTTGGAAATGcgcaaagaagaaagcttGTTGTATAGCTGTTAACAATTCTACAGTCATGCATGATAAACCTGGTTTGCTTTCTTGCTTGAGGGAAGTCTATAATTCCGAAATTGAAAAGGGTGACACGTATCCTTTTGAAGAACCCTTGAGCATGGAAGAAGCTgagaattatttttttgcatATTGTACAGTCCTTTGCTTAGAATGGGATGGCCACAGTTCACTTCCTAATCTCCAAACTCCAATTgattggaaagaaaagatcCTTGGGTTTTTCATCGTAAAACCAAATTATCCTCCTCGCTGTGGCCATGTTTGTAATGGGTCCTTTTTGGTGAGTCCTAAAACCCGTGGTCGAGGTATCGGAAGAATACTTGCCTATGCCTTTTTGTACTATTCTCCTCGCATAGGCTACAAGTCCAGTGTTTTTAACCTAGTCTTCGCAACAAACGCAGCCAGTTATAGGTTATGGGATAGCCTTGGTTTCACCCGCACAGGCGTGATCCGCAATGCTGCTCGTCTACGAGGACATTCCAAACTTGTGGACgcatatatatatcaaTACGAATTTCCTCCCCTTGATCAAGAAGTTGAAGATGGGGATGCATCTTAA
- the cyp8 gene encoding cyclophilin family peptidyl-prolyl cis-trans isomerase Cyp8: MGKNTDKLYVTQTEHSGVHGWHGGMSGITGKQPKGTFRQLPFNYCSLSLQPFTHPCCLVDSTNHAIIFDFKFIVPWLRKHKTNPVTGEKAALSDLIKLNFSKNAVGEYCDPVTLKGFTEFSHIIAIKTTGNCFSWDTLEGLNIKTKNWNDLVSEKPFTRSDIITIQDPHNVEKRDFSALQTQKEMSREEKIQKARLAIEKSRKESVLPSSKQLAHPSSTETAHSGLPVYRAAHTTGLASASLTSTSFSPVTKNEKAIIPQEDYMLNHVRIKHKGYARMITNFGEINLELHTDYAPHAVYNFIQLSKKGYYRNTMFHRSIPRFMIQAGDPTGTGKGGESCWGKPFRDEFGNPLHHDQRGILSMANRGKNTNGSQFFLLFNAAKHLDSKHTIFGHIVGGMAVLDALEKVPTNDYDHPKVPIRLEDIVVFVDPFEEWEKEEQEKLKKEKESLESNESEADHVSWTGRDLARPSSGTPATPAVGKYLNSDTKRPSIGVSMDALSQPKKKKTRTGFGNFDAW, from the exons atggGAAAAAATACCGACAAATTGTATGTGACTCAAACCGAACATTCTGGTGTCCATGGATGGCATGGCGGGATGAGTGGTATTACAGGGAAGCAGCCGAAAGGGACGTTTCGTCAGCTTCCTTTCAACTATTGTTCTCTTTCGTTGCAGCCATTCACACACCCTTGTTGTTTGGTAGATTCCACCAACCATGCTATCATATTTGATTTCAA ATTTATTGTTCCATGGCTTCGGAAACACAAAACCAATCCAGTAACTGGCGAGAAAGCAGCATTGTCCGATCTTATTAAATTgaacttttcaaagaatGCGGTGGGAGAATACTGTGATCCAGTAACTTTGAAGGGATTCACCGAATTTTCTCATATTATAGCCATCAAGACAACGGggaattgtttttcctGGGATACTTTGGAAGGGTTGAAtataaaaaccaaaaactgGAATGACCTAGTTAGCGAAAAACCATTTACTCGTTCGGACATAATCACAATCCAAGATCCCCATAATGTTGAGAAGCGAGATTTTTCGGCTTTACAAACACAAAAGGAGATGTCTAGAGAGgaaaaaatccaaaaggCACGCCTTGCGATCGAAAagtcaagaaaagaaagcgtTTTGCCGTCTTCCAAGCAATTGGCGCACCCAAGTAGTACAGAAACAGCACATTCTGGGCTTCCTGTATATCGTGCTGCACATACAACAGGTCTTGCTTCAGCATCCCTTACATCCACCTCATTTTCCCCGgttacaaaaaatgaaaaagcaataattCCTCAGGAAGACTACATGCTTAACCATGTTCGGATAAAACACAAAGGCTACGCTCGAATGATAACAAATTTCGGGGAAATTAACCTGGAACTCCATACCGATTATGCTCCGCATGCCGTTTACAATTTTATCCAACTATCTAAGAAAGGCTATTACCGTAATACCATGTTCCATAGAAGCATTCCTCGATTTATGATACAAGCTGGCGATCCAACGGGAACCGGAAAAGGAGGCGAAAGCTGCTGGGGAAAACCATTTCGGGATGAATTTGGTAATCCTCTGCATCATGATCAGCGTGGAATTCTTTCGATGGCTAATCGAGGAAAAAACACCAATGGCAGTCAATT ctttcttttattcaatGCTGCCAAACACTTGGATAGTAAACATACTATCTTCGGACATATTGTTGGAGGGATGGCAGTACTTGATGCATTAGAAAAGGTTCCAACAAATGATTACGATCACCCAAAGGTCCCTATTCGACTAGAAGATATTGTTGTATTTGTAGATCCCTTTGAAGAATGGGAAAAGGAAGAGCAAGAGAAActaaaaaaggaaaaagagtCCTTGGAGTCAAACGAATCCGAGGCTGATCATGTCTCATGGACTGGAAGAGACCTGGCACGTCCATCCTCTGGTACACCCGCGACCCCAGCCGTTGGTAAGTATTTAAATAGTGATACAAAGCGCCCTTCAATTGGAGTATCTATGGATGCATTATCTCAAccgaaaaagaagaagacacGAACGggttttggaaattttgaTGCATGGTAG
- the tif224 gene encoding translation initiation factor eIF2B delta subunit, which yields MAIPTEQAREVPNEPVAIKETNTGAAGAESNTQTVNTGAEPKRSGKDLKALKKAEKQASRKARADQQGGGKEKGNSSDDKKQDQNSKGGSQPKKSSKQNGKGSPPVLKKEDPAVLEQRFFEEKQVSIFSHLDWRRRRTTENLPKDIHPAVIRLGLKLSNYKVFGSNQRCIELLKTFKKVIRDYQTPFKTTLSRHLTTHVNSQIAYLVSTRPLSISMGSAIRFLKLEISVLDIDLTEEEGKEVLLEKIDNFIRDRIVIAGKAIVQAAAEKIQDGDIILTYLHSSTVNDVLVYAKNIGKQFRVIVVDSRPEFEGRACLKLLTSHGILCTYVMISALAYTMQEVTKIFLGGHAMLSNGALYSRAGTSLIALLGKEANVPVIACCESYKFTERIQLDSLVYNELAPGDQLINTSVDENQEKPSELSDWHSVKNLKLLNLKYDVTPPRLITVCVCEMGLLPSTSVPAIINEFKQVYA from the coding sequence ATGGCCATTCCAACAGAACAAGCACGTGAAGTACCAAATGAACCTGTTGCcattaaagaaacaaatacTGGCGCAGCTGGAGCAGAGTCGAATACTCAAACAGTAAACACTGGAGCTGAACCAAAACGGTCAGGAAAAGACTTGAAAGCTTTGAAAAAGGCCGAAAAGCAGGCCTCTAGGAAAGCGAGGGCTGATCAACAAGGTGGTGGtaaagagaaaggaaacAGCTCGGACGataaaaagcaagatcAGAATTCCAAAGGAGGAAGTCAGCCTAAAAAGtcttcaaaacaaaatggcAAAGGATCCCCTCCAGTccttaaaaaagaagatccAGCTGTCTTGGAACAAaggttttttgaagagaaaCAGGTTTCAATTTTCTCACACTTGGATTGGCGGCGCCGTAGGACAACAGAGAACTTGCCCAAAGATATACATCCTGCGGTTATTCGTTTAGGATTGAAATTATCAAATTATAAGGTCTTTGGTTCGAATCAAAGATGTATAGAACTGCTTAAGACATTTAAAAAGGTCATCCGAGATTACCAAACTCCATTTAAAACGACTTTGAGCCGACACTTGACCACTCATGTCAATTCGCAAATAGCTTATTTGGTTTCTACTCGTCCCCTCAGTATCAGCATGGGTAGTGCCATTCGATTCCTCAAGCTTGAAATTTCCGTGTTGGACATTGATTTGACGGAAGAAGAAGGCAAAGAAGTgttattagaaaaaattgataaCTTTATTCGTGACCGTATCGTTATCGCTGGCAAAGCCATCGTTCAGGCTGCTGCCGAAAAAATTCAGGATGGCGATATTATTTTGACTTATCTGCACTCATCTACGGTGAACGATGTATTAGTATATGCAAAAAATATTGGAAAACAATTCCGTGTCATCGTGGTAGATTCCCGTCCGGAATTTGAAGGAAGGGCTTGCTTGAAGCTATTAACTAGTCATGGAATTCTTTGTACCTATGTAATGATCTCGGCTTTAGCTTACACCATGCAGGAAGTAaccaaaatctttttgggTGGTCATGCCATGCTATCAAATGGTGCTCTTTATTCTCGTGCCGGTACTTCTTTAATTGCCCTGCTTGGTAAAGAAGCAAACGTTCCTGTCATCGCTTGTTGCGAATCGTATAAATTTACTGAACGCATTCAGTTAGATTCTTTAGTATACAATGAGCTTGCTCCAGGTGATCAACTCATCAATACTTCAGTCGatgaaaaccaagaaaagcCAAGCGAACTTTCCGATTGGCATTCCgtcaaaaatttgaagcTTCTTAATCTTAAATACGATGTGACTCCCCCTCGTTTAATAACTGTTTGTGTCTGTGAAATGGGTCTCCTCCCTTCAACGTCTGTACCAGCAATCATTAACGAGTTTAAACAAGTGTATGCTTAA
- the iba57 gene encoding mitochondrial [4Fe-4S] cluster assembly protein Iba57, with amino-acid sequence MLLRSFKNFRKFHLELQQKRFLSVCLKPIKQLVRFEGPDTQKFLQGLTTQKVSLEKPYYTGFLNTSGRILFDAFCYPESFTTTDATKPNHRLYVEVEKFRTEEFLKHVIKYRLRYKCDVTAVDPEELSVQVGWEQDAEKVISDKNNLASMWDPRFQKPMLSRSVVSSHACTSNADLNEYAAFRFRHGVAEGSLEIIPGSAFPMESNLDWMNGVEFYKGCYLGQELTVRTYHTGVTRKRIFPFIIEEGSDAAGIQASSKLGLRASSGRLSKRSPGKVLAVQGRYGLVMLRLEYLHQPLECNGVPIQIMDEVWKEQLQSSETKTKD; translated from the exons ATGCTTTTGAGATCTTTTAAGAATTTTAGAAAGTTTCATCTTGAACTTCAGCAAAAACGGTTTTTGAGCGTCTGTTTAAAACCTATCAAACAGTTAGTACGATTTGAAGGGCCGGACACTCAGAAGTTCCTTCAAGGGCTCACGACACAAAAGGTTTCTTTAGAAAAACCATATTATACAGGATTTTTAAATACAAGC GGACgtattttatttgatgCATTTTGCTATCCTGAAAGCTTTACAACTACAGATGCCACCAAGCCTAATCATAGACTATATGTTGAAGTAGAAAAATTTAGAACTGAGGAGTTTCTAAAACATGTGATAAAGTATAGACTTCGTTATAAGTGTGATGTTACAGCAGTTGATCCCGAGGAGCTGAGCGTACAAGTGGGATGGGAGCAAGACGCAGAAAAAGTCATTAGTGATAAAAATAACCTTGCATCTATGTGGGACCCCAGATTTCAAAAACCTATGCTCAGTCGAAGCGTTGTTTCTTCGCATGCGTGTACATCCAATGCGGATTTGAACGAGTATGCGGCGTTCCGATTCCGACATGGAGTTGCTGAAGGTTCCTTGGAAATAATTCCTGGATCTGCATTTCCCATGGAAAGCAATTTGGATTGGATGAATGGTGTCgaattttataaaggatGTTATTTAGGCCAAGAGCTTACCGTACGAACTTATCATACGGGTGTTACACGCAAACGAATTTTTCCCTTTATCATAGAAGAAGGAAGTGATGCTGCTGGCATTCAAGCATCTTCAAAGTTAGGCCTTAGAGCTTCTTCTGGCCGTTTGAGCAAACGATCGCCAGGAAAGGTTTTGGCTGTACAAGGAAGATATGGACTTGTAATGTTAAGGCTGGAATATTTACATCAACCACTTGAGTGTAATGGTGTTCCTATACAAATTATGGATGAAGTATGGAAAGAGCAATTACAGTCTTCAGAgacaaaaaccaaagattAA
- the lcb2 gene encoding serine palmitoyltransferase Lcb2, whose amino-acid sequence MVQVEASLSGSVGQEVPIPKNATAETEPKKIKQPDMDEEYAAAEKLNKELVNTEFAPITEPSHRRVSKNTAGGMLFQFEDEPSYYYVVTTYISYLVLIIIGHVRDFFGKRFHKDDYKYLKDSDGYAPLYNHFDNFYVRRLKFRINDCFSRPTMGVPGRMIKLMNRYSTDHNTTFKLTGDTSMTLNVSSYNYLGFAQSHGPCAEAVEKAIRKHGLSTCSASTTCGNYGIHLEVEDLAAKFVGKPASLIFSQGFGTNSTVFSALMGPGSLIISDELNHSSIRFGSRQSGANIRVFKHNNMVDLERVLREVISQGQPRTHRPYTKILVVIEGLYSMEGNFADLPRIMELKKRYKFYLFIDEAHSIGAIGPHGGGICDYFGIPTTDVDILMGTFTKSFGAAGGYVASSVEIVNKLRVTNPGYVYAESMSPAVLAQIKSSFLEIMDHSPSSIGLERIERLAFNSRYIRLGLKRLGFVIYGNDDSPVVPLLLYNPGKINAFSHEMLKRGVSIVVVGYPACPLLTSRVRFCFSAAHNKADLDYILRACDEIGEKLQLKLSSGAAGEDVGKTNVDKIKKKQGWYSPPRWSIEEVISHGVEDTLKQ is encoded by the coding sequence ATGGTTCAAGTTGAAGCCTCCTTATCTGGATCTGTTGGGCAAGAAGTTCCCATACCCAAGAACGCAACAGCTGAGACAGagccaaagaaaattaagcAACCTGATATGGACGAGGAGTATGCTGCTGCAGAAAAACTAAATAAGGAACTTGTTAACACAGAATTTGCTCCCATTACGGAGCCCAGTCACCGTCGTGTGTCAAAAAATACCGCCGGTGGAATGTTGTTCCAATTTGAGGATGAACCTTCTTATTACTACGTAGTCACAACCTACATCTCTTATTTAGTTCTTATTATAATTGGTCACGTTCGAGACTTTTTTGGTAAGCGATTTCATAAAGATGATTACAAGTATTTGAAGGATAGCGATGGTTATGCGCCCCTGTATAATCATTTTGATAATTTTTATGTTCGACGACTCAAGTTCCGTATCAATGACTGCTTCAGTCGACCTACTATGGGTGTTCCCGGTCGTATGATTAAACTGATGAATCGTTATTCCACTGATCATAATACTACCTTCAAACTTACGGGAGATACGTCAATGACTTTAAACGTGTCCTCTTATAATTATCTCGGATTTGCCCAGAGCCATGGACCTTGTGCTGAGGCCGTTGAAAAGGCTATTCGTAAGCATGGACTCTCTACTTGTAGTGCCAGTACAACTTGTGGCAATTATGGAATTCACTTGGAAGTCGAAGATTTGGCTGCCAAGTTTGTAGGTAAACCTGCATCCCTTATCTTTTCTCAAGGATTTGGAACTAATTCTACCGTCTTTTCTGCTCTTATGGGACCTGGTTCCCTTATCATTTCAGATGAATTGAACCATAGTTCAATTCGTTTCGGTTCTCGTCAGTCTGGTGCAAATATCCGCGTTTTTAAGCATAATAATATGGTCGATTTAGAACGCGTTTTGCGTGAGGTTATTTCCCAAGGTCAGCCACGTACCCACCGTCCCTATACAAAGATTTTAGTTGTCATTGAAGGTTTGTATTCTATGGAAGGTAATTTCGCTGATTTGCCACGCATCATGGAGTTGAAGAAACGTTAcaaattttatttgtttattgatGAAGCTCACTCTATTGGTGCAATTGGTCCTCATGGTGGTGGCATTTGCGATTACTTTGGTATTCCAACTACTGACGTGGATATTCTGATGGGTACCTTTACCAAGTCTTTTGGAGCTGCTGGTGGCTATGTCGCATCTTCTGTGGAAATTGTGAATAAGCTTCGCGTGACCAACCCAGGATACGTTTATGCGGAATCCATGAGTCCGGCCGTTTTAGCTCAAATTAAGAGCAGTTTCTTGGAGATCATGGATCACTCTCCTAGCTCAATTGGtttggaaagaattgaaCGTTTGGCTTTTAACAGTCGTTACATTCGCTTGGGTTTGAAACGTTTGGGATTTGTCATTTACGGAAACGACGACAGTCCAGTTgttcctttgcttttgtacAATCCCGGTAAAATCAATGCATTTTCGCACGAAATGTTGAAGCGGGGAGTCTCCATCGTGGTAGTTGGTTATCCAGCATGCCCATTATTAACTTCAAGAGTAaggttttgcttttcagcCGCTCATAACAAGGCCGACTTGGATTATATTTTGAGAGCATGCGACGAAATCGGAGAAAAGCTTCAGTTGAAACTGTCATCTGGAGCTGCGGGTGAAGATGTTGGAAAAACCAATGTCGATAAgatcaagaaaaaacaaggTTGGTATAGTCCTCCTCGTTGGTCGATCGAAGAAGTTATTTCCCATGGTGTTGAGGATACCTTGAAGCAATGA
- the smd2 gene encoding Sm snRNP core protein Smd2: MADLVNRPRSELTELELTRLEEYEFTAGPLSVLQQAVKNHDQVLINCRNNKKLLARVKAFDRHSNLVLENVKEMWTERKRNASGKKGKAVNKDRFISKMFLRGDGVVLVVRVPSA, from the exons ATGGC AGATCTCGTCAATCGACCTCGGAGTGAGCTCACTGAATTAGAACTCACTCGCCTTGAGGAATACGAGTTCACCGCTGGACCTTTGAGCGTTTTGCAACAGG CCGTCAAAAACCATGATCAAGTCTTAATCAACTGTCgcaataataaaaagcttCTGGCCAGAGTAAAGGCTTTTGACCGTCATTCCAATCTTGTTTTAGAAAATGTCAAAGAG ATGTGGACCGAGCGTAAACGAAATGCCTCTGGAAAAAAGGGGAAAGCCGTCAATAAAGATCGCTTTATAAGTAAAATGTTTCTGCGTGGGGACGGCGTTGTCCTTGTCGTACGCGTCCCTTCTGCCTAA
- a CDS encoding mitochondrial protein → MAFRMPNFRKIPMELMPLGVAVAAAGVFATFSLTKKLVADPEVFVHPTTRRTT, encoded by the coding sequence ATGGCCTTCCGTATGCCCAACTTTCGTAAAATCCCCATGGAATTGATGCCTTTGGGTGTTGCTGTCGCCGCTGCTGGTGTCTTTGCTACCTTCAGTCTTACCAAGAAGTTGGTCGCTGATCCCGAAGTGTTTGTCCATCCCACCACTCGTCGTACTACCTAA